The following is a genomic window from Candidatus Hydrogenedentota bacterium.
AAATCATCGCCCCAATAAGGCAACGCTGATTCCAGAGACTGAATCGCGTGGTCACGCGCATCAGCATCAAGCGTTGCTTCAGTCTCAGTTATCCTTTTCTCCAAAAAAGTGCTGTCCATTCCCGAACAAAATTCTTGATATTTTTGTAATTCTTCTAAGGCATCTTTCATGTGGCTGACTTCCAGAAAGGGGCTCAAGCCCAACTGTTGTTTACACGTCTCTAGGGATAAGGCTTTACTAAACCGTACCGTATCTTTTGCGGTGGCTATTTGTTTTGCCACAATATTAAAAACACTCAAGGCAATATAATAATTTCCCTCAAATAGGACATGAACGGCATCATAGAAAATATCGTTACCCATAATGCCATTAAGACTGGCAGAAGCAAAGAGCGCTTCCGTGTCGGCGAGATGAGCTCCACGTGTTGACCAATCTTCAGCTGTCCGGCGAATCGTTTCGTTGATTCGTGAATCAGCACGAACAAAGAAAGCGTCACAGTCGCGGGCACGAATAAAATTCTTCAAAGCCGCCTCATTGTTGCCGAGTCTCAAAAGACATTGCGCCAATTGATAATTCAATACAGCATAGTCCGGGTCTATTTCCTTGGCCCGCTCAAATAAGAAACAGACCTTTTCCAAATCGTACGCATCGGAATCGGGATCGGCGGCTTCACATCCTGCCCTGAAGTCGGCTTCCCATGTGAGCAACTCTTTCTCCGTAATCCCCGGGCGGTGCAGAGAAGCAAAGGGCGATACATCACGAAGATTATCGCCCAAAGTACACAAGACCAACTGCGCCCCCGCGGCGGTGCCGCTGCGGCAGATGGCGTCAATATTATCACGGAAATTGAGGTAAAGCCGCTCACGACCAGGCGCGTCAGGATGTATTTTTATAGCACCTTCAAAGAATTGTTGGAGGTTAGTAAAATTATCAGGAACCTGCCCAATTTCACGCATGTGTAATAACTCAGAGAGTTGAAAAAAAACGAAACTGTTTTAATGCCATACGCCATTGGATCGTTACGGAACGTGGCGGCA
Proteins encoded in this region:
- a CDS encoding tetratricopeptide repeat protein yields the protein MREIGQVPDNFTNLQQFFEGAIKIHPDAPGRERLYLNFRDNIDAICRSGTAAGAQLVLCTLGDNLRDVSPFASLHRPGITEKELLTWEADFRAGCEAADPDSDAYDLEKVCFLFERAKEIDPDYAVLNYQLAQCLLRLGNNEAALKNFIRARDCDAFFVRADSRINETIRRTAEDWSTRGAHLADTEALFASASLNGIMGNDIFYDAVHVLFEGNYYIALSVFNIVAKQIATAKDTVRFSKALSLETCKQQLGLSPFLEVSHMKDALEELQKYQEFCSGMDSTFLEKRITETEATLDADARDHAIQSLESALPYWGDDFHIRKVIAMLLKGAGRDAEAQDTLEKIIQVYREWPAAQNFKQLMEQQ